In one window of Massilibacterium senegalense DNA:
- a CDS encoding DUF6884 domain-containing protein — translation MKKKVGLLATARKKLEHPAPVIKFYTSPLFVKTLEYAQKNYDYFYFYNAPNGFLLPNQVIDPKDISIKTYSAKEKQEWGKKIIHTLLEHESPEQTIIYLHGGKVFRKYLEPILEQCGYEYVVPLEGLGIGQQLIWYEKQLHS, via the coding sequence ATGAAGAAAAAAGTCGGTCTTCTTGCAACGGCAAGAAAAAAACTTGAGCATCCAGCTCCTGTTATAAAATTTTACACAAGCCCTTTATTCGTCAAAACTTTAGAATATGCCCAAAAAAACTATGATTATTTTTACTTTTATAATGCCCCCAATGGTTTTTTACTTCCTAACCAAGTAATTGATCCAAAAGATATTTCTATTAAAACGTATTCTGCTAAGGAAAAACAAGAATGGGGAAAAAAGATTATTCATACATTACTAGAACATGAATCCCCCGAACAAACCATTATTTATTTACACGGTGGAAAAGTATTTCGAAAATATTTAGAACCTATTTTAGAACAATGCGGATATGAATATGTTGTTCCATTAGAAGGGTTAGGAATCGGGCAACAATTAATTTGGTATGAGAAACAATTACATTCATAG